A single genomic interval of Chloracidobacterium validum harbors:
- a CDS encoding molybdopterin molybdotransferase MoeA — protein MNPNEKPLSVADAQATALEWITPLGVERVSLLDSIGRVLAETVVAPGDLPPFDNAAMDGYAVIATDTTGASEASPVCLHVIERVTAGQLPDRPLLPGQAIRIMTGAPLPEGASGVVMQEQVRREGDMLTLTRPVLEGDNIRRRGEDVAAGQPVMAVGERLTPAHIGVLAAFHRSFVTVRRRPVVAILATGDELIEVDEPATPGKIVNSNTYALAALVQESGAHPLVLPLARDNQAQVEASFAEAAAAADLIVSSGGVSVGDHDLVKPALENLGLEARFWRVWMKPGKPLLFGRLRGRPCFGLPGNPVSSMVCFHLFVRPALGKMLGLPDVEWRLPEVTARLAGEVKTKGDRPTYLRARLFWTDGEWQAAVLPGQGSGMLTSMLGANGLVFFAEGKQLGRMGEPVPALLLTALTHGQPSFIKKQLIG, from the coding sequence ATGAACCCGAATGAAAAGCCGCTTTCCGTTGCTGATGCGCAAGCCACCGCGCTGGAGTGGATAACGCCGCTTGGCGTCGAGCGCGTCTCTCTGCTGGACAGCATCGGGCGGGTCTTGGCTGAGACCGTCGTTGCGCCAGGTGATCTGCCGCCCTTCGACAATGCGGCCATGGATGGCTACGCCGTCATCGCCACTGATACTACTGGGGCAAGCGAAGCGTCACCGGTTTGCCTCCACGTCATTGAGCGCGTCACGGCCGGACAGCTTCCAGACCGTCCACTGTTGCCAGGTCAAGCCATCCGAATCATGACCGGCGCACCGCTGCCAGAAGGCGCCTCTGGGGTGGTGATGCAGGAGCAGGTTCGGCGGGAAGGTGATATGCTCACGCTGACTCGTCCAGTCCTGGAAGGGGACAACATCCGCCGTCGTGGGGAAGATGTTGCAGCCGGACAGCCGGTGATGGCGGTTGGTGAACGCCTCACGCCTGCCCACATCGGTGTCTTGGCCGCCTTTCACCGGTCATTTGTGACGGTACGGCGGCGTCCGGTCGTGGCTATTCTGGCCACCGGGGATGAACTTATCGAGGTAGATGAACCAGCGACACCCGGCAAAATCGTCAACAGCAATACCTATGCCCTCGCTGCGCTTGTCCAGGAGTCCGGCGCACACCCGCTTGTGTTGCCACTGGCGCGCGACAACCAGGCCCAAGTTGAGGCTTCATTTGCTGAAGCTGCCGCAGCGGCCGATCTCATTGTGTCGTCGGGTGGCGTTTCGGTCGGCGATCACGATTTGGTCAAACCGGCACTAGAAAATTTAGGTCTGGAAGCCCGCTTCTGGCGGGTGTGGATGAAACCAGGGAAACCACTGCTGTTTGGCCGCCTGCGCGGCCGGCCCTGCTTTGGGCTGCCCGGCAATCCGGTATCCAGCATGGTTTGCTTCCATCTTTTTGTGCGCCCGGCGCTTGGCAAGATGCTGGGCCTGCCGGACGTCGAGTGGCGACTCCCGGAAGTCACCGCGCGGCTGGCAGGTGAGGTCAAAACAAAGGGGGATCGCCCAACCTACCTGCGCGCGCGGCTGTTTTGGACAGACGGCGAGTGGCAGGCCGCTGTCCTCCCAGGGCAAGGCTCTGGGATGCTGACCTCTATGCTCGGTGCCAATGGATTGGTTTTTTTTGCTGAAGGAAAACAACTGGGCCGAATGGGAGAACCTGTGCCGGCGCTGTTACTGACGGCCCTGACTCACGGCCAGCCAAGCTTCATCAAAAAGCAACTGATTGGCTAA
- a CDS encoding serine hydroxymethyltransferase, giving the protein MPLTFNRSLLETDPEIAQALVDETNRLADGLEMIASENYASQAVMEAAGSVMTNKYAEGYPGRRYYGGCEFVDVAERLAIERAKQLFGAEHVNVQPHSGAQANMAVFLATLKPGDTILGMDLAHGGHLTHGHPLNISGMYFNVVTYGVDRDTERLDYDALAQLADKHRPKLIICGASAYPRQIDFARIGEIGRAVGARVLADMAHIAGLVAAGEHPSPVGCVDFVTTTTHKTLRGPRGGLIACRTEDAKLIDRAVFPGVQGGPLMHIIAAKAVCFKEALAPNFIEYQRQVRKNAVALGEVLADAGFRLVTGGTDNHLILVDVFTKGVTGKAAEQALERAGITVNKNTIPFDTNPPMIGSGIRLGTPALTTRGMREDDLRYVGKLIVEVLSNVEDASRQTAVRQKVRELTHDFPLYTR; this is encoded by the coding sequence ATGCCACTTACTTTCAATCGCTCTCTCCTTGAAACCGACCCTGAGATTGCCCAGGCCCTTGTGGATGAAACGAATCGGCTGGCTGATGGGCTTGAAATGATTGCTTCCGAAAACTACGCCAGCCAGGCCGTGATGGAAGCCGCCGGCTCGGTCATGACCAACAAGTATGCCGAAGGCTATCCCGGTCGCCGATACTACGGCGGTTGTGAGTTTGTGGATGTTGCCGAACGCCTCGCCATCGAGCGGGCCAAGCAACTTTTTGGCGCCGAGCACGTCAATGTCCAACCCCATTCCGGCGCACAAGCCAACATGGCTGTTTTTCTGGCCACGCTCAAGCCAGGGGATACCATTCTAGGGATGGACCTCGCCCATGGCGGACACCTCACACACGGACATCCGCTCAACATCTCCGGGATGTATTTCAATGTCGTCACCTATGGCGTGGATCGTGATACTGAGCGGTTGGATTACGACGCGCTGGCTCAACTGGCTGACAAGCACCGCCCCAAGCTTATTATCTGTGGCGCAAGTGCCTACCCACGCCAGATTGACTTTGCGCGGATTGGTGAGATCGGCCGCGCCGTTGGTGCGCGCGTGCTGGCTGACATGGCGCATATTGCCGGGCTGGTCGCGGCCGGTGAACATCCATCTCCCGTTGGCTGTGTGGACTTTGTGACCACCACCACCCACAAAACGCTACGCGGACCGCGGGGCGGACTCATCGCCTGCCGTACCGAAGACGCTAAACTCATTGACCGTGCGGTGTTCCCCGGTGTCCAGGGGGGCCCGCTCATGCACATTATTGCGGCCAAAGCGGTGTGCTTCAAAGAAGCACTAGCTCCAAACTTTATCGAGTATCAACGGCAGGTTCGGAAAAACGCGGTGGCTTTAGGTGAAGTTCTTGCCGATGCTGGCTTCCGTCTGGTCACCGGTGGAACGGACAACCACCTTATCCTGGTGGATGTGTTCACGAAGGGTGTCACCGGCAAAGCAGCCGAGCAGGCACTTGAGCGGGCTGGTATTACCGTCAATAAAAACACCATTCCCTTCGACACCAACCCACCCATGATCGGTAGTGGCATCCGCCTTGGCACACCAGCGCTCACCACCCGTGGCATGCGCGAGGATGATCTGCGCTATGTTGGAAAGCTAATTGTCGAAGTGCTGTCTAATGTTGAGGATGCCTCCCGGCAGACGGCAGTTCGCCAAAAGGTACGCGAGTTGACCCACGACTTTCCGCTCTACACTCGCTAA
- a CDS encoding 3'(2'),5'-bisphosphate nucleotidase CysQ family protein: protein MSHENVATDTSIVRQLAIEAGQRALSDLKHGIRVSYKADAEPVTDTDRAINAFLVTELQRHFPDDLIVSEEAEDDDPIRRATAPRVWFIDPIDGTKEFLAGNGEFSIMIGLCEHGCPSLGVVHQPTTGKTWYATPYGAWLDWQGDCQPLRVSSVNDISAMTLAASRSHRNRYLATAAERLGIHKEIVSGSGGLKIGLLVERRADLFISASTRSKLWDTAGPEAILRAAGGVLTDFQGQPLDYRQPDLHHRAGLVASNGIRHAAIVAQIRDVFPPHR from the coding sequence ATGTCGCACGAGAACGTTGCCACCGACACAAGCATCGTTCGCCAACTAGCGATTGAAGCTGGGCAGCGAGCGCTTTCCGACCTCAAGCATGGGATCCGTGTCAGCTACAAGGCGGACGCTGAGCCGGTCACGGACACCGACCGCGCGATCAATGCGTTTCTGGTCACCGAACTCCAGCGTCACTTTCCAGATGACTTGATTGTTTCCGAGGAAGCTGAAGATGATGACCCGATCAGACGCGCCACGGCACCACGGGTCTGGTTCATTGACCCAATTGACGGAACGAAGGAGTTTTTGGCTGGCAACGGGGAATTTTCGATTATGATTGGGCTGTGTGAGCACGGATGCCCCAGCTTGGGTGTCGTTCATCAACCAACGACCGGCAAAACCTGGTACGCGACTCCCTACGGCGCCTGGCTCGACTGGCAGGGTGACTGCCAGCCACTGCGTGTTTCCTCCGTCAACGACATTAGCGCGATGACGCTCGCGGCCAGCCGGTCGCACCGCAACCGCTACCTTGCTACCGCTGCCGAACGACTCGGCATCCACAAGGAAATTGTCTCCGGGAGCGGTGGACTCAAGATTGGGCTTTTGGTCGAACGACGCGCCGACCTTTTTATCAGCGCCTCAACCCGTTCCAAGCTCTGGGACACTGCCGGGCCGGAGGCCATCTTACGGGCAGCCGGCGGCGTCTTGACCGATTTTCAGGGGCAACCCCTCGACTACCGCCAGCCTGACCTGCATCATCGGGCCGGACTGGTGGCCAGCAATGGCATCCGGCATGCCGCCATTGTGGCGCAAATTCGTGATGTGTTTCCACCGCATAGGTAA
- a CDS encoding type II secretion system protein has product MNLKKQKGFSLIELLIVVAIIGIIAAIAVPNLLAARRSANDASAQQTLRNIHSANATYESGIGRGNFASPIALLGGSDTNNVGMLDETVINATTTPKSGFSLQNYSATGKTSTTAALYSVQNVPSQSTGISRTGNRSFFINETGVVRSSDASNQVANSTSSPIGN; this is encoded by the coding sequence ATGAACCTCAAGAAGCAAAAGGGTTTTTCACTCATCGAACTGCTTATCGTCGTTGCTATCATCGGCATCATTGCGGCGATTGCGGTTCCTAACCTTCTCGCCGCTCGCCGCAGCGCCAACGACGCTTCCGCGCAGCAAACGCTCCGCAACATTCACTCTGCCAACGCGACCTATGAGTCGGGTATCGGTCGTGGCAACTTCGCTTCACCGATAGCGCTGTTGGGCGGTTCAGATACCAACAACGTTGGTATGCTCGATGAAACGGTCATCAACGCAACGACAACGCCAAAGAGCGGCTTTAGCTTGCAAAACTACAGCGCAACAGGGAAGACCTCCACAACAGCGGCGCTGTACTCAGTGCAGAACGTCCCATCTCAGTCAACAGGTATTTCTCGTACCGGCAACCGTTCCTTCTTTATCAATGAAACGGGTGTGGTGCGCTCATCCGATGCTTCAAACCAAGTGGCTAACTCCACCTCTTCACCAATCGGCAACTAG
- a CDS encoding RNA-binding domain-containing protein, with protein sequence MSRKKVRRRGWLPETERSLHSHLTMRDNAHTLDRREVLDLVRGGEDSEVEFKVRYSNPERIAAEILALANSGGGAILFGVSDTCRVEGLDDAERVEVELRELCATVMSPPVHPYINKVAFDSGKRVLVLEVDDRRAPHASRDGKYYIRIGSTKREADSQEIAELFHRYNAARYEQVPLHQVSFDDIDDAGVWSYLRAVVPDESRLPKGFPTAMAMTDMRLAVMTADDYVPTVAGLVLFGQSRAMERSFPRSHITLTRLAGHDASAPVIEQATFTGNVASLYWRAESFLTRYVDLHDAPLTRREARTDADARAAYSRPAVMEALTNALVHRDYGIRQEGIRIMLYDRRLELSNPAVGKHIWRGALDYGVSHPNNPSIKSFFKNTAYGVTTYAGGLPMVRRETLRFARREPKITTLPHEFRIELPAANAQ encoded by the coding sequence ATGAGTCGCAAAAAAGTTCGTCGTCGTGGATGGCTGCCAGAAACGGAACGCTCACTGCATAGCCACCTGACAATGCGTGATAACGCACATACGCTTGACCGTCGGGAAGTCCTGGATTTGGTTCGTGGCGGTGAAGATAGCGAGGTCGAATTCAAGGTTCGCTACAGCAACCCGGAGCGCATTGCGGCTGAAATTCTGGCGCTCGCCAACAGTGGGGGTGGCGCGATTTTGTTTGGTGTCAGTGACACCTGCCGGGTCGAGGGACTGGATGACGCCGAGCGCGTCGAGGTCGAGCTGCGGGAACTTTGCGCCACGGTGATGTCCCCGCCAGTGCATCCCTACATCAACAAAGTCGCCTTTGACAGCGGCAAGCGCGTGCTGGTGCTCGAAGTGGATGATCGCCGCGCGCCCCACGCTAGCCGCGACGGTAAGTATTACATCCGCATCGGCTCAACCAAGCGCGAGGCGGATAGCCAGGAAATTGCGGAGTTGTTCCACCGCTACAATGCGGCGCGCTATGAACAGGTTCCCCTTCATCAGGTTTCGTTTGACGACATTGATGACGCCGGCGTGTGGAGTTACCTGCGCGCCGTAGTGCCGGACGAATCGCGTTTGCCCAAGGGCTTCCCAACGGCGATGGCCATGACCGACATGCGCCTGGCGGTCATGACGGCCGATGACTATGTGCCGACGGTTGCCGGACTGGTACTGTTCGGACAGAGTCGCGCCATGGAACGGTCATTTCCGCGCAGCCACATCACGCTGACCCGTCTTGCTGGCCACGATGCGTCCGCGCCGGTGATTGAACAAGCCACCTTTACTGGAAATGTAGCGAGTCTCTACTGGCGCGCAGAAAGCTTCCTGACGCGCTATGTGGATTTGCATGACGCGCCCTTGACGCGGCGTGAAGCAAGGACTGACGCTGATGCCCGCGCCGCTTACTCCCGCCCGGCTGTGATGGAAGCTCTCACCAATGCGCTGGTGCACCGTGACTATGGTATCCGTCAGGAAGGTATCCGTATCATGCTCTATGACCGACGGCTGGAGCTTAGCAACCCGGCGGTTGGAAAGCATATTTGGCGTGGCGCACTTGATTACGGTGTCAGCCATCCCAACAACCCCAGCATCAAGAGTTTCTTCAAGAACACTGCTTATGGCGTGACAACCTATGCCGGCGGCTTGCCAATGGTGCGGCGCGAGACGCTCCGTTTTGCCCGGCGCGAGCCGAAAATAACCACGCTGCCTCACGAGTTTCGAATCGAACTACCTGCCGCAAATGCCCAGTAG
- the kdsA gene encoding 3-deoxy-8-phosphooctulonate synthase, translating to MASTLFSPDQLRQGFFLIAGPCVIESEAHALHMAEAIATITRRLGIPYVFKASYDKANRTSHTSFRGPGREEGLRILQRVKATQGVPVLTDIHATDQAAPAAEVVDVLQIPAFLCRQTDLLLAAAATGRTVNVKKGQFLAPWDMRHVVEKLQMAQASDIWLTERGASFGYNNLVVDMRSFPIMREFGHPVVFDVTHSLQRPGGRGASSDGDARFIPHLARAGVACGVDGLFMEVHDDPPRALSDGPNALPLDRLPELLQQLVIIDEARRAASTGFVER from the coding sequence ATGGCTTCGACGCTCTTTTCTCCTGACCAATTGCGGCAAGGCTTCTTCTTGATTGCCGGCCCCTGCGTGATTGAAAGTGAGGCGCACGCCCTCCACATGGCGGAAGCCATTGCAACCATCACTCGGCGGCTTGGCATTCCCTACGTTTTCAAGGCTTCTTACGACAAAGCCAATCGGACCTCACACACGTCATTTCGCGGACCGGGGCGAGAGGAAGGGCTGCGCATCTTACAGCGCGTCAAGGCAACCCAGGGGGTGCCCGTGCTGACCGACATCCACGCCACCGACCAGGCGGCTCCAGCAGCCGAAGTCGTTGACGTACTTCAGATTCCGGCCTTTCTTTGCCGTCAGACCGACCTCTTGCTCGCCGCTGCCGCCACCGGACGCACCGTCAACGTCAAAAAAGGGCAATTTCTTGCGCCGTGGGACATGCGCCACGTCGTCGAAAAGCTCCAGATGGCACAGGCTTCAGACATCTGGTTGACGGAACGCGGGGCCTCATTTGGTTACAACAACTTGGTGGTGGACATGCGCAGCTTTCCCATCATGCGCGAGTTTGGCCATCCAGTTGTGTTTGATGTCACCCACAGCCTTCAGCGTCCTGGCGGACGCGGGGCGTCGTCTGACGGCGATGCAAGGTTTATTCCGCACCTTGCGCGCGCCGGCGTTGCCTGTGGCGTGGACGGCCTTTTCATGGAAGTTCACGACGACCCACCACGCGCTCTGAGCGACGGGCCCAATGCGCTCCCGCTGGATCGCCTCCCTGAACTCCTCCAGCAACTTGTGATCATTGATGAAGCGCGCCGTGCAGCAAGTACGGGCTTCGTAGAGCGATAA
- a CDS encoding carbohydrate binding family 9 domain-containing protein gives MSSRYSTLVWRCLVALIGIVASGQLGKGQNVALESRPSVRITRTDEPMTVDGRLDEPAWQTAEVIRDFRQQEPFEGSLPTEKTECRLLYDKSYIYIGIRCFDSEPDNINARDLNRDSSFSNDDKLVVLLDTYRDGRNAYRFSVNPLGTQSDALITDEGRDFNLSWDTQWLSGATRDGEGWSAEMAIPLVSLRFRKGADTWGFNVSRIIRRKNEILLWTSWQRAFGLLRVSQAGLLTGVEGITRPRLIEIKPYVTGRARQDVPVPLGNRLESGFSGSVGIEVARIGITPSLTAEFTANPDFGQAEVDQQVVNLTRFSVFFPERRDFFLENAGIFLFGRPGVNQLFFTRRIGLTDNGAPLPIDIGAKVTGKAGKWNIGFLHVETRPLRDEAGNVTVPRERFTVARVKRDLSTRSNIGAIALNRQGGERRAYNRGVGLDAQINFNDYWTSYAFLAKTFSPGLQGDAMTFRFQSGYDTNQIRLFGVYEEIGRNFNPELGFVLRRDVRQYFGDAAYKWRPAAIAKTIREIRFEGFGEYYQDRRTGDLQTRTIATAVNIDFANSASLILRPLRTETDALTRPFQIRPGITIPPGVYTFNRHGGSLATNRSRRFVFDTGGSWGGFYGGSRQEVNAGFTWRPDSHLSLEASHSFNAVQLPQGNFSTSLFNGRVTYNFSRKWLSTCLVQLNSAARLTSINARVRYIYRPNSDIFFIYNQTSGVGVERPNRQFQIKVTYDFIR, from the coding sequence GTGTCTTCACGTTATTCAACGTTGGTCTGGCGTTGCCTCGTTGCCCTGATTGGTATTGTGGCGAGTGGGCAACTGGGAAAAGGGCAGAACGTCGCTTTGGAGTCTCGTCCGTCAGTTCGTATCACCCGAACCGACGAACCGATGACGGTGGACGGCCGCCTCGATGAACCCGCCTGGCAAACGGCTGAAGTCATTCGGGACTTTCGTCAGCAAGAGCCTTTTGAGGGTTCGCTCCCGACGGAAAAGACCGAGTGCCGCCTGCTCTATGACAAAAGCTACATCTACATCGGTATTCGGTGCTTTGACAGCGAGCCGGACAATATCAACGCCCGCGACCTCAACCGCGATTCGAGCTTCAGCAACGACGACAAACTCGTGGTGTTGCTGGATACCTATCGGGATGGGCGAAACGCTTATCGCTTTTCGGTCAACCCCTTGGGAACCCAGTCTGACGCGCTCATTACCGATGAAGGACGGGATTTCAATCTGTCATGGGATACGCAGTGGCTGTCTGGCGCGACACGCGACGGCGAAGGCTGGTCGGCTGAAATGGCCATCCCGCTGGTGAGCCTGCGGTTTCGCAAGGGCGCCGACACCTGGGGGTTCAATGTGTCGCGGATCATCCGCCGCAAAAATGAAATCTTGCTCTGGACGAGTTGGCAGCGCGCTTTTGGGTTGTTGCGGGTTTCCCAAGCCGGACTGCTGACCGGCGTTGAGGGCATCACGCGCCCCCGTTTGATTGAAATCAAGCCCTATGTCACCGGCCGCGCACGCCAGGATGTTCCGGTTCCCCTCGGCAATCGGCTGGAGTCCGGCTTTTCCGGCTCGGTCGGAATCGAGGTGGCGCGGATTGGGATCACGCCCTCGCTGACGGCGGAATTTACTGCCAATCCAGACTTTGGGCAGGCTGAGGTTGATCAGCAAGTCGTCAACCTGACGCGCTTTTCCGTGTTCTTTCCTGAGCGACGGGATTTTTTCCTTGAAAACGCCGGTATCTTTCTTTTTGGGCGTCCGGGGGTCAATCAGTTGTTTTTCACGCGCCGCATTGGATTGACTGACAACGGCGCGCCGCTTCCAATAGATATCGGCGCCAAGGTGACGGGTAAAGCCGGGAAGTGGAACATCGGTTTTTTGCACGTTGAGACTCGTCCATTGCGGGATGAGGCCGGTAACGTCACCGTGCCACGCGAGCGTTTCACCGTAGCGCGTGTCAAGCGTGACCTCAGCACTCGCTCCAATATCGGCGCTATCGCGCTGAATCGCCAAGGCGGGGAACGGCGGGCCTATAACCGTGGCGTCGGACTGGATGCGCAGATTAACTTCAACGACTACTGGACGAGTTACGCCTTTCTTGCCAAAACCTTTTCGCCCGGACTCCAGGGCGACGCCATGACGTTCCGCTTTCAGAGCGGTTACGATACCAACCAGATACGGCTTTTTGGGGTTTACGAAGAAATCGGTCGTAACTTCAACCCTGAACTTGGCTTCGTCCTGCGCCGCGACGTGCGGCAGTACTTTGGAGATGCCGCCTACAAGTGGCGGCCGGCGGCCATTGCCAAAACCATTCGTGAGATTCGCTTCGAGGGGTTTGGCGAATACTACCAAGACCGGCGGACGGGCGACCTTCAGACCCGAACCATCGCCACAGCGGTGAATATTGATTTTGCCAACTCGGCCAGCCTTATCTTGCGTCCGCTGCGGACTGAAACGGATGCGTTGACGCGGCCGTTTCAGATTCGTCCGGGCATTACGATCCCACCTGGGGTGTACACCTTCAATCGTCATGGGGGGAGCTTGGCGACCAATCGCAGCCGACGGTTTGTCTTCGATACAGGGGGAAGTTGGGGTGGTTTTTATGGCGGGAGCCGGCAGGAAGTGAACGCTGGTTTTACCTGGCGGCCAGACTCCCACCTGTCACTTGAAGCCAGTCACAGTTTCAATGCCGTTCAGCTACCACAGGGGAATTTTTCAACCAGCTTGTTCAATGGGCGGGTAACGTATAACTTTTCGCGCAAGTGGCTTTCGACCTGCCTCGTTCAACTCAACTCAGCCGCGCGCCTGACCAGCATCAACGCCCGGGTGCGCTATATCTACCGTCCAAACTCAGACATTTTTTTCATTTATAACCAGACATCTGGGGTTGGGGTCGAGCGTCCGAATCGTCAGTTTCAAATCAAGGTAACGTATGATTTTATTCGTTGA
- the rpiB gene encoding ribose 5-phosphate isomerase B, translated as MKVALGSDHAGFAGKEAAKRVLERLGVAYEDFGTQTDTESVDYPDYARAVGEAVAKQDAQCGLLFCGTGIGIGIAANKIPGIRAAVVHDVETARLAREHNDANVMAMGVRNANPDMLPEVIETFLKTAFAGGRHARRIEKIAALEASTQH; from the coding sequence ATGAAAGTTGCCCTCGGTAGCGATCACGCCGGCTTCGCCGGCAAAGAAGCCGCCAAGCGTGTGCTAGAGCGGCTGGGTGTTGCCTACGAAGACTTTGGAACCCAAACCGATACGGAGTCAGTGGACTACCCGGACTATGCCCGCGCGGTTGGCGAAGCCGTCGCCAAGCAAGACGCCCAGTGTGGATTGCTTTTCTGTGGGACAGGGATTGGGATTGGGATTGCCGCCAACAAGATCCCTGGCATCCGAGCGGCGGTCGTTCACGATGTGGAAACAGCGCGGCTGGCGCGCGAGCACAATGATGCCAACGTGATGGCCATGGGCGTGCGCAACGCCAACCCAGACATGCTGCCCGAAGTCATTGAGACATTTCTCAAGACCGCCTTCGCGGGCGGGCGGCATGCGCGACGAATTGAAAAGATTGCCGCGCTTGAAGCCTCGACACAGCACTAA
- the ribH gene encoding 6,7-dimethyl-8-ribityllumazine synthase, whose protein sequence is MSDANTTNMALNAAREVQGKLVADGLRAAFVVSRWNDFVVNRLLAGALDTFERLGGQPSACTVARVPGSFEIPLTVKKLALTGNWDVIICLGALVRGETPHFDYIAAEVTKGIAAVSLETGIPVTFGVITADSLEQAIDRAGMKAGNKGVEAVMAAIELANLYRAIDVAKS, encoded by the coding sequence ATGAGTGATGCGAACACGACGAACATGGCGCTGAACGCTGCACGTGAGGTCCAAGGAAAACTTGTCGCGGATGGTCTCAGGGCAGCATTCGTCGTGAGTCGGTGGAATGACTTTGTGGTCAACCGCCTGCTTGCAGGGGCGTTGGATACGTTTGAGCGGCTGGGCGGGCAACCGAGTGCATGCACGGTTGCCCGCGTTCCAGGCTCATTCGAGATTCCACTCACCGTCAAAAAACTTGCCCTGACCGGAAACTGGGATGTCATTATCTGTCTTGGTGCACTGGTTCGCGGTGAAACGCCGCACTTTGACTATATTGCAGCCGAAGTCACCAAGGGGATTGCCGCGGTTTCGCTAGAAACTGGCATCCCGGTAACGTTCGGGGTCATCACGGCTGACAGTCTCGAACAAGCCATTGATCGCGCGGGGATGAAAGCCGGCAACAAGGGCGTGGAAGCCGTCATGGCCGCGATTGAGCTGGCTAATCTCTACCGGGCAATCGACGTGGCCAAATCCTAG